The Bacteroidota bacterium sequence ATATTATTGAATAAAATTTAAACAGTTTCTAAGAGTTCTCAACTTTCCTATCCAGGTGGAAGGGGGCGTGCTATGAAAGAATGAGTTCACGTAAGCAGCAAACATTCAAAAGAATGGACTAAATTTGCTGAACAAGCAATGGAATATGTATCGGTTCCAAAAAGTAATGTATGCTGAATAAAGAAACCCAAATTGGTGTTATTGGTTCCGGTGCTATGGGTAGTGGCATTGCACAGGTTGCTGCAATGGCAGGACATGATGTATTGGTGTATGACAATAACAGTGCGGCTCTTGATAAAAGTAAAACGACATTGCAGGTTGTTTTAAATAAACTGGTGGAAAAACAAAAGCTTGCCAAAGAAGCTGCTGATGATATTTTAAAACACATTAAATATGTTTCAAGCCTCACCGGTCTTAAATCATGCGGACTAGTTGTTGAAGCGATCATTGAGAATCTTAGTGTAAAACAAAAAGTATTTTCTGATCTTGAAACAATTGTGCCGGCAGAATGTATATTGGCAAGCAATACATCATCTCTTTCCATAACATCAATTGCCTCATCATGCACAAAACCTCAAAGGGTAATTGGAGTCCATTTTTTCAATCCTGCACCTTTAATGCCATTGGTAGAAATTATTCCCGGCTTAGCTACTTCTCAGGAGGTAATAGTCGGATCAAAAAAGATGATTGATAGCTGGGGTAAAACTACTGTACTTGCAAAGGATACGCCCGGCTTTATTGTTAATCGTGTGGCACGCCCGTTTTACGGCGAGGCAATTCGTATTTATGAAGAGGGTTTTGCGGATTTCGCAACCATTGACTGGGCCATGAAAGAGTTTGGTGGTTTTAAAATGGGGCCCTTCGAGTTAATGGATATGATCGGGAATGATATCAATTATACGGTTACTGAAACCGTTTGGACACAAATGTTCTATGATCAACGCTACAAACCATCTTTGACACAAAAGCGATTGTTCGAAGCCAAACGTTTTGGTCGTAAATCAGGGCAAGGATATTATAATTACAGTGAGGGAGCTTCAATTCCTCAGCCTACTTTGGATGAAGAGCTGGGTGAAGGTATTTTTCACCGTGTATTATATATGCTCATCAATGAAGCGGCTGATACACTATATATGAAAATTGCTTCGAAAGAAGATATAGACCTGGCAATGACCAAAGGTGTAAATTATCCCAAAGGGCTGTTGAAATGGGCTGATCAGATTGGTATTGAAAAAATTTCGGATGTGCTGCAGGATATGTATGATGAGTATGCTGAGGACCGTTACAGGCCCAGCGTATTGATCAAACGTATGGCCGCTGATAAAATTACCTTTTATTAAGAAAATAATGTCGCAAAAAACATTAGCTCAAAGGGTTGTCGATCAGATGTACAACAACGACTGGTTCAGTCAGTGGTTGGGTATTGAGCTGCTTGAGGTAAAAACCGGGGCTTGCACATTGCGTATGAAAATACGCAAGGAAATGTTAAATGGTTTTGCCATTGCGCATGGTGGCATCACTTATTCATTAGCGGATAGTGCGCTTGCATTCGCTTCTAATTCACATGGACGTAAAAGTGTTTCAGTTGAAACTTCCATTTCTCATACAGTATCGCTGGTGGAAGGCGACGTGATAACTGCTATTGCTCAAGAGGTTTCTTTATCAAATAAGATCGGAATATATAGTATTACAATAACCAACCAGGATAATAAAACAGTAGCCTTATTTAAGGGAACGGTTTATAGAACTTCAAAAGATTGGTTTCCTACTGAAGGGGAATAGAATACGGATGTGTTATGATCATTAAGATATACGCTGATAGATCATAACCAATCATAATTATCATAAAGATCAGCGTGCCATTAATTATGAAATAGCCACATACCTTCAGCACACCAACCGAAAATGAATATGGCGTATTCCATTTGACAAACAGCAACTTACAAATTATATACAAATGAAAAGTGTTTACATAATAGACGGTATCCGCACCCCGATCGGTAATTTTGGCGGGTCATTAGCAACTATAAGAACAGATAATCTTGCAACCGTTGTTCTGAAGGAGTTGATGAAAAGAAATTCAGGTGTTGATCCGAATGAAATTGGTGATGTTATCATGGGATGTGCCAATCAATCAGGTGAAGATAATCGCAATGTAGCTCGTATGGCTTTATTAATGGCCGGGTTACCTGTTTCAGTACCAGGAGAAACAGTTAATCGTTTGTGTGCTTCGGGTTTATCCGCTTCTATGGCAGCTGCCCGTTCAATAATGGTTGGCGATGCAGAATTAATGATATCGGGTGGAGTGGAGAACATGACCCGGGGTCCATGGGTAATTTCTAAAACAAGTTCCGCGTTTGGACGTGATGCACAAATGTTCGACAGTAGTTTCGGTTGGCGTTTCATTAATCCAAAGATGAAAGAAATGTATGGTACGGATGCAATGGGTGAGACCGCCGAAAATCTTGCTGACCGTGATAAGATCAGTCGTGAGGATCAGGATAAATTTTCTGTATGGAGTCAAATGAAAGCAACGGCTGCGCAAAAGAACGGACGCTTTGCCAAAGAAATAATTGGTGTGGGAATTCCACAGCGTAAAGGTGATCCTATACTTTTTGATAAGGATGAATTTATTAAGCCATCCACAACTCTTGATGTTTTGGCCAAACTAAAACCATCTTTCAGAAAGGACGGGACTGTAACCCCCGGTAATGCATCGGGTTTAAATGATGGTGCCGCTGCTATTTTGTTGGCTTCTGAAAATGCCGTCAAAAAATATAATTTAAAACCCAGGGCACGTATCGTTTCATCAGGAGTAGCCGGTGTTGAGCCCCGCATCATGGGTATTGGTCCGGTGGCAGCGAGTAATAAGGCTTTACAAAAGGCTGGTTTAAAAATGAGCGATATGGATATTGTTGAACTTAATGAAGCTTTCGCTGCACAAAGTCTTGCCTGTACCCGCGCATGGGGTATCGCTGACAATGATCCCCGAATCAATCCGAATGGCGGCGCCATTGCATTAGGTCATCCATTAGGAATGAGCGGCGCTCGAATTCTTAATTCAGCCGCAATTGAGTTGCAAGAGAAGAACAAAAAGTATGCACTTGTTACCATGTGTATAGGAGTAGGGCAGGGGTATGCGGTAGTTATTGAAAAAGTATAATTATTAACGATTTGGATAGCGCGCAGGTCAGTCTGAGCGGAGTCGAAGACGAGTGCGGGCCTTTATAAGATATCAATGAAACGATTGTTAGTATATATTGTTAAGTGTTCTGATGATAGTTATTATACAGGTGTAACAAATAATATAGACCGCAGGTTAAATGAACACAATTGTGGTCATAGTCCATCATCTTATACAAGTTCGAGGCGTCCGGTGGAGTTAGTGTTTTACGAAATATTTGATAGACCACTTGAGGCAATTGATTTTGAGAAAAAATTGAAAGGTTGGTCACGAGCTAAAAAGGAGGCACTAATTAATAGTAATTGGGATAAATTAAAACATCATGCAATTTGTAAAAATGAAACAAGTCATTTGAACTATAAGCAGTCCAACGCGCACACTTCGACTCCGCTCAGTGTGACCGACACACAAAATATAAATTAATGATCTACGAATTCAACGGATATAAACCAGTCATTCACCAAAGCTCATTCATTCATTCGCAGGCTGCGGTAACCGGAAATGTAATTATCGGTAAAGATGTTTACATAGGTCCCGGTGCGGCCATTCGCGGCGATTGGGGACAAATAATCATTGAAGATGGCTGTAATGTGCAGGAGAATTGTACTATTCATATGTTTCCGGGAACAACAGTAATATTAAAGGAAAGTGCGCACATTGGGCATGGAGCGATTATTCATGGGGCCATAATTGGAAAAAATGTGTTAGTGGGGATGAATGCGGTGATTATGGATAGCGTTGTTATTGGTGACAACTGCATCATTGGTTCCCTTGCCTTTGTTCCAACCGGCATGATTATTCCTGAAAGAAAGGTTGTTGTTGGAAATCCCGCTAAAATTGTGAAGGATGTGAGTGATGAAATGATCGAATGGAAAACACAGGGCACAAAATTATATCAACAGTTGCCTGCCGGGTGTTATGCCACGCTTAAAGTTTGTGAACCGCTTCGTGAAATACCGAAAGAAAGGCCAACGCAACAGGACATATATAAGACCTGGAAGGAAACGAAGAGAAAAGATTAAATCCTTATTCCCAACTCCTAAATCCGTATGGAATTCGGTAAAGTACCTTCTTCAGAGATAAATAAAATTGATTTCCGTTTACCTCCGGACAGGCCTGAAACAAAATTGACATTAAAAAATAATCCTCTTCCTAAAAACAAAAAGGTTAAAGTGTTTGTGGGCTGCGCTAAATGGGGCCGCAAGGAGTGGCTGGGAAAGTTGTATCCGAAAGGTACAAAGGATGCTGATTTTCTTGAACACTATGCCAGGCATTTTAATTGTATTGAGTTCAATGCAATGTTTTACCAGGTATTTCCTAAAGCCACCATAGAAAAGTGGACAAGTAAGGTGGGAAAGGATTTTTTGTTTTGTCCGAAGTTTAATAATTCCATAACGCACGTCAGCAGGTTGAAAAGCGCAAAGCATGTTACGGATATATATCTTGATGCTATATCTGCGTTTGGGAAAAATCTGGGTCCCTGTTTTCTACAGCTTTCTGATAATTATGGACCCAAAGAATTCGAATATTTAAAAGCATATTTAAAATCCTTGCCAAAAGACCTGGAGGTATTTGTTGAAGTGCGTCACAAAGAATGGTACGAACCTGGTAATTCGAAACGCTTATTTGAAATGTTACAGGAAACTAAATTTGGTGCTGTGATTACCGATGCCTCTGGACGCAGGGATTGTGTGCATATGGCCTTAACCGTTCCAAAGGCATTTATCCGGTTTGTTGGTAACGGTTTACATCCTACAGATTATACGCGCAGTGACGATTGGGTAAAACGAATGAAAAAATGGATGGATGCCGGTATTCACGAAATTTATTTTTTTATGCACCAGCATAACGAATTGCATTCACCTGAATTGGCGCTCTATACAATTCAGAAGATCAATAAGGTATGCGGGCTTAATATTCCCGAACCAGGGTTTATAAAGGAAAAAAGCTTGTTCGGGTAAGGTTTTAAATCGACTGGGCTCCCAATAATAGTACCGGGTTTTCAAGCATTTGCTTCAATGTTTGCAGGAAGGCCGATCCTGTAGCGCCGTCAACCACACGATGATCGCATGATAAAGTAACCTTCATTATGTTACCTGCAGCTAATTGTCCGTTCTTTACAACAGCGGCTTCTTTTATGCCGCCAATGGCAAGTATGCATGCATCAGGAGGATTAATGATGGCGGTAAACTCATCAATACCAAACATGCCTAAATTAGAGATCGTAAAAGTATTCCCTTCCCAATCCGCGGGCTGTAATTTTTTGTCTTTCGCTTTTTGAGCGAACGTTTTCACTTCAACAGCTATTTGTGAAAGTGTTTTCCCGTCTGCAAAACGAACTACGGGAACCAGCAGTCCGTCCTCAACAGCAACGGCAACACCAATATTAATGTGATGATTATAACGAATCACCTCATTTAACCAGGAAGAGTTTACTTTGGGATGTTTACGGAGTGATGCTGCCACCGCTTTTATAATAATATCGTTGAATGAAATTTTTACAGAAGCAACAGTATTAATAGCTTCACGGGCCTTTATCGCCTCATCCATCTGAATCTCCATGGTGAGGTAAAAATGCGGAGAGGTGAATTTGCTTTCAGCAAGCCTGCGTGCGATCGTTTTGCGCATCTGTGATATTTCAACTTCTTCGTAACTCTCAACACCGACAAAAGTGGATGCCGCTGATCCGCCATAGTTTTCAATATCTCTTTTTATAACCCGTCCTCCGTCACCCGTGCCTCTGAGCATACTCACAGCTATCCCTTTTTCTTCAGCGAGCATTTTAGCTAATGGAGAAGCTTTGACGCGACCGTTTGAAATAGTTTCAGGTTTCGGGTGCCTGGTTTCAGGTTTTGAAGCTGTTTGTGAACTGCCATTGCCCTTTGCCAACTGCCCTTTGCCAACTTCTTCTTGCTGCTTACTTCCACCTGCCACTGTTGCTACTTTTTTCTCTTCCTTCACTTCTGATTTCTGACTTCCGGCTTCTGACTTTTTTTCTCCTGCTATTAATGCTGAAATATCTTCTCCTTCTTTACCTATGATCGCCAAAATGGAATCAACCGGCGCGCCTTTTTTATCCGGAACACCAATGTATAACAATGTGCCATCGTAAAATGATTCAAACTCCATGGTTGCTTTATCACTGTCGATCTCGGCAAGGATATCACCCGACTTAACTTTGTCGCCAACTTTTTTTAACCATTTGGATACAACACCTTCTGTCATGGTGTCGCTTAGTTTGGGCATTCTTACTACTTCGGCCATAGTTTTATAAATGAAGGATTAAAAATTAATAATTAAAAATGAATTTTACTCTTTCGAGGATTTAATGATTGCTGTTAAAATATTAATAATGTCTTGAATTTCACTGAGAAAAGAGGTGTAATCGTGTTTTACAAGTTGACTCCTTTCAAGTAGTCTTAACCAGTATCTCGTTTCTCTTGCTTCTTTATAGGCAATTATCATTTTCGCCACAAAATCCTTCTTCGAATGCCCGCCTACAGCTTCTTCAACATTAGCACCAACGCTCGTCCCTGCTCTTAATATTTGTTTAGATAAAACATATTCATTTTTTGAAGTAAGAATTTTATAGAGTGAAATTATTTTTAATGCAAAATCAAAAGTTTTATCCAGTATTAAATTATCTTTTGCCACGACGCAATTCTTAATTTTTCATTCTTAATTTTTCATTCTCTTATTCCTTTATGTACGGATAATCGCCCTGGGTATAAACGTCTTTATAAAGCTCCGATGGATCAGGGTAAGGAGACTCTTCAGCAAACTTAATTGAGTCATCAACTATTGCTTTGATTTTCGCTTCCATGGCTTCCACTTCCTTATCTGTGATCCAGTCATTCTTCTTTAACGTAGCTAATACAAGTTCAATAGGGTCCTTTTTTTTGTAGTCTTCAACTTCTTCTTTAGACCGGTATGTTCCGGGATCACTCATGGAGTGACCGCGGTAACGATAGGTTTTCATTTCAAGCAAGGTAGGTCCTTTGCCTTTGCGTGCATGCTCAGCTGCCGATGCAATGGCTTTGTGAACAGCCTCGCAACTCATACCATCAACCGCAAACGAAGGCATTTCATAGGATAAACCTAGCTTGTAAAGATCGTGCACGTTGGAGGTCCTTTCAACAGAAGTTCCCATAGCATAATTGTTGTTCTCAATAATAAAGATCACAGGAAGTTTCCAAAGCATAGCCATGTTAAATGCCTCATGCAATGCACCCTGGCGAACCGCCCCATCTCCCATATAACAAAGCGTTACGCTCTCATTCCCGTTGTATTTGTCGGCAAAGGCAATGCCGGCACCCAGGGGGATCTGTCCGCCCACAATTCCATGTCCGCCGAAAAAGTTATGTTCTTTACTGAACATGTGCATTGATCCCCCTTTGCCTTTTGAGCAGCCGGTGGCTTTTGCAAACAATTCGGCCATTACATATTTGGGTTGAACTCCGCGTGCTATCGGATGCGCGTGATCCCGGTAAGCTGTTATAACGCGGTCCTCTTTTCGGGTTGCGCTTTCCGCGCCTGCAGCCAATGCTTCCTGCCCGATATATAAATGACAAAATCCGCGGATCTTTTGCTGTATATAAAGCTGGCCTGAGCGCTCTTCAAACCGGCGCATCAGCAACATTAGTTCATACCAGTATAAGTATGTTTTTTTGTCGAATTTTTGTGAAGTATTACTGCCCGAAACAGCCTTCTCACTCTTTGTCGTTGTTTTTTCCATGCAGGTATGGTAATATTAAGGTGTCAAATTTAGCAATAAAAAGCAATTAAAGTTAGCCCTTGAAGGAAGATTTATCTATACATATTTAATTTGTAATCAGATACTTGTATCATAATCAATACTGTTTTGTTATTTAACCTGGTTAAGGTATATTTAACAACTCTAATTTATAGCTATGCCGTCACGAAATATATTTCGCCTTTGTATGTTTTTCATAGTATTGTTTTCTTGTTTAAATGCAGGAGTGGCGCAGCAAATGCATATCTGGCAGGGCCCGCTTTAAGAGATGAACATTTTAATAAAATAGAGATGGCATGCACCCTTTTTCAAATTGAACAGAGAAGTCTGAATATGTATTTTTTTACTGCCTTATTGATTGACATCATTTTCGTGTTCATCCTTATCCGTTTTATCTATTACTCCATATATGGGAAAAAAGATTTTTTCTTTACTTTTTTTCTTTTCAATATTTTGGTTTTCATAATAACTTATTTGTTCAATAAGATAGAACTATCTACCGGCGCGGCTTTTGGGATATTTGCTGTGTTTTCATTATTGCGTTACAGAACAGAGGATATTTCGGCCAAAGACATGACCTATCTGTTTATTGTTATAGCGCTTGGCCTGGTTAACTCAATTGACAGGGGAAATATTATTGATATATTGGTTATTGATTTAATTGTTGTCATTGCAGCTTACATGCTTGATGGCAGTTTATTCATGAAAAACGAAATGGTGCAGTCCATACAATATGGCAATTTAGAAATGATAAAACCGGAGAAACTTGGAGCATTAAAGGAAGATCTGAAAAGGCTGACGGGTCTTAATATTCATAAAGTGAGTATTTATAAGGTCGATTTCGTTAAAAACTCAGCCAACATTAAAATTTATTATTACGACTGAATTTGCTGTAATTTTAATCGGGTATGGTCTACAGAATCTGCCGGTTTAAGAGATTTCGTGAGTAAAAATCAAGCCTGCTTTAATTATGCATATAATTATTTGCATTTCCGGCCAAAAGGCGTACATTTGCGGTCCAATTTAGTAATAAAAACATAAAAAATGGCAAATCATAAATCAGCCGAAAAGCGTATAAGGGCTAACGATTCGAAGCGTTTAAGAAACAGGTATTATACTAAAACTGCAAGAACAGCGATTAAGGATCTTCGTACAGAAACCGATAAGACAAAGGCGCAAACTGAGCTTCCTAAAATAACTTCTATGCTTGATAAATTGGCTAAGAAAAATGTTATACATAAAAATAAGGCGGCTAACCTTAAGTCAAAACTCACAAAGTTTGTAAATACGCTTGGAGTTGTAAAAAAATAAATTTGTATTGATTTATATTAACAGGCTTCACATATTTTGTGAGGCCTGTTTTGTTTTATATTTACCATTGAATTTACTTACACAACGTTTTGAAAAAGTACGGTTTATTTATTTTATTCCCTTTAATTTTCGTCTCGCTTCTGGCGTTTAAAAGCGGGAGCCGTTCTCATCCGTCTCTTACCTGCATGTCAGAATGCGGCTTCGGCAAGACCCCGGATATGCCTGCTGATCAGAATGCGATAACAAGCCGCGAGCTTATTAATCAATTAATGAAAGGGATCGATAATATTAAAACGCTTAAGTACGATCTTAAGATCACTGAGCGGATCGAAGGGCAGTTTAAAAATTACGGTTCAAGTATTAAGCTGCAGCGCTCACCACGTAAGCTCTATATATACGTAAAAGGTGCCGAAGTGCTTTGGGTTGAAGGGAAAAATAATGGTGATGCATTGGTCAATCCCGGTTCATTCCCATACATAAACCTTAACCTGAGTCCATTCGGCTCATTAATGACCAGCGATCAGCATCACACTATACATGAGATCGGATTCGATTACTTTAAAACAACAATTGAGTATTCCATAAAACAGATCGGCGATCGGTTTGAGAAATGCTTTTTATATGGAGGAGAAGAAAAGGTCAATGGCCGAACCGCTTATAAGGTTACAATACTTGATAACGATTTTGCTTTTGTGCCATATGTTGTAAAAAAAGGAGAAACCCTCGTAACTATCGCGCGTAAACTGGCATTAAGTGAATACATGATTAAAGAGAATAATAAAAAGATCAAAAATTATAATGATGTAAAAGAAGGCCAGGAGATCATTGTTCCGAATGCCTATGCAAAAATGACCATAATTTATATTGACAAGGTGTATTTTGTTCCATTATTAACCCGCGTTTATGACGATAAAGGTTTATTCGAGTCGTATGAATATCTTAACATCCAGGTAAATCCCAAAATAACCGATGAAGAGTTTACAAAGGAGTTTAAAGAATACCATTTTTAGAATAATTTAACTTATTGATATTCAATAATATAGTTAAAATGTATTTTTTGTTCGGCAAAATTTAGGCTAGCTTTCCCGTACATCCTGCCTTTCCCTTACAACTAATACATTAATTCACCGCTAAACTTGCTCAGTCTCGAAAACCTTTTTATCTTCGCAACCCCTTTTAAGGGAAGTATATAATTTTGAACAATTAAAATACAAAAACAGTGGATTCAGTCAGCTACAAAACAGTTTATAAAAACAAAGAAACTGCACAGAAAAATTGGATTTTGGTAGACGCCGAAAACGAAGTTTTAGGTCGTTTAGCATCACGTGTCGCTTACGTTTTAAGAGGTAAGCACAAAACATCATTCACACCGCATGTTGATAGCGGCGATAATGTTGTGATCATCAATGCCGAAAAGATCAAATTAACCGGAAAGAAACTAACGGATAAGGAATATATCCGTCATACCGGTTATCCCGGAGGTCAGCGTTTTGCCACTCCCAAGGAGTTGCTTCATACTCACCCTGAGCGTGTAATTGAAATGGCGGTTAAACGGATGTTGCCTAAAACAAAATTAGGTGACGCTGTATACAAAAATCTTTTTGTATACCCTGGTGCCAAACATCCTCATGAAGCGCAACAACCCAAAGCAATTAAATTAACATCAATCAAATAAATACGATGGACGTAATTAACACATCAGGAAGAAGAAAAACATCCGTAGCCCGCATTTATGCCGCTAAAGGAAAAGGAGAAATTACTGTT is a genomic window containing:
- the pcaF gene encoding 3-oxoadipyl-CoA thiolase — encoded protein: MKSVYIIDGIRTPIGNFGGSLATIRTDNLATVVLKELMKRNSGVDPNEIGDVIMGCANQSGEDNRNVARMALLMAGLPVSVPGETVNRLCASGLSASMAAARSIMVGDAELMISGGVENMTRGPWVISKTSSAFGRDAQMFDSSFGWRFINPKMKEMYGTDAMGETAENLADRDKISREDQDKFSVWSQMKATAAQKNGRFAKEIIGVGIPQRKGDPILFDKDEFIKPSTTLDVLAKLKPSFRKDGTVTPGNASGLNDGAAAILLASENAVKKYNLKPRARIVSSGVAGVEPRIMGIGPVAASNKALQKAGLKMSDMDIVELNEAFAAQSLACTRAWGIADNDPRINPNGGAIALGHPLGMSGARILNSAAIELQEKNKKYALVTMCIGVGQGYAVVIEKV
- the rplM gene encoding 50S ribosomal protein L13, producing MDSVSYKTVYKNKETAQKNWILVDAENEVLGRLASRVAYVLRGKHKTSFTPHVDSGDNVVIINAEKIKLTGKKLTDKEYIRHTGYPGGQRFATPKELLHTHPERVIEMAVKRMLPKTKLGDAVYKNLFVYPGAKHPHEAQQPKAIKLTSIK
- a CDS encoding transferase hexapeptide repeat family protein is translated as MIYEFNGYKPVIHQSSFIHSQAAVTGNVIIGKDVYIGPGAAIRGDWGQIIIEDGCNVQENCTIHMFPGTTVILKESAHIGHGAIIHGAIIGKNVLVGMNAVIMDSVVIGDNCIIGSLAFVPTGMIIPERKVVVGNPAKIVKDVSDEMIEWKTQGTKLYQQLPAGCYATLKVCEPLREIPKERPTQQDIYKTWKETKRKD
- a CDS encoding DUF4956 domain-containing protein — encoded protein: MACTLFQIEQRSLNMYFFTALLIDIIFVFILIRFIYYSIYGKKDFFFTFFLFNILVFIITYLFNKIELSTGAAFGIFAVFSLLRYRTEDISAKDMTYLFIVIALGLVNSIDRGNIIDILVIDLIVVIAAYMLDGSLFMKNEMVQSIQYGNLEMIKPEKLGALKEDLKRLTGLNIHKVSIYKVDFVKNSANIKIYYYD
- a CDS encoding DUF1571 domain-containing protein, whose product is MSECGFGKTPDMPADQNAITSRELINQLMKGIDNIKTLKYDLKITERIEGQFKNYGSSIKLQRSPRKLYIYVKGAEVLWVEGKNNGDALVNPGSFPYINLNLSPFGSLMTSDQHHTIHEIGFDYFKTTIEYSIKQIGDRFEKCFLYGGEEKVNGRTAYKVTILDNDFAFVPYVVKKGETLVTIARKLALSEYMIKENNKKIKNYNDVKEGQEIIVPNAYAKMTIIYIDKVYFVPLLTRVYDDKGLFESYEYLNIQVNPKITDEEFTKEFKEYHF
- a CDS encoding GIY-YIG nuclease family protein, producing the protein MKRLLVYIVKCSDDSYYTGVTNNIDRRLNEHNCGHSPSSYTSSRRPVELVFYEIFDRPLEAIDFEKKLKGWSRAKKEALINSNWDKLKHHAICKNETSHLNYKQSNAHTSTPLSVTDTQNIN
- a CDS encoding hotdog fold thioesterase translates to MSQKTLAQRVVDQMYNNDWFSQWLGIELLEVKTGACTLRMKIRKEMLNGFAIAHGGITYSLADSALAFASNSHGRKSVSVETSISHTVSLVEGDVITAIAQEVSLSNKIGIYSITITNQDNKTVALFKGTVYRTSKDWFPTEGE
- a CDS encoding 3-hydroxybutyryl-CoA dehydrogenase; the protein is MLNKETQIGVIGSGAMGSGIAQVAAMAGHDVLVYDNNSAALDKSKTTLQVVLNKLVEKQKLAKEAADDILKHIKYVSSLTGLKSCGLVVEAIIENLSVKQKVFSDLETIVPAECILASNTSSLSITSIASSCTKPQRVIGVHFFNPAPLMPLVEIIPGLATSQEVIVGSKKMIDSWGKTTVLAKDTPGFIVNRVARPFYGEAIRIYEEGFADFATIDWAMKEFGGFKMGPFELMDMIGNDINYTVTETVWTQMFYDQRYKPSLTQKRLFEAKRFGRKSGQGYYNYSEGASIPQPTLDEELGEGIFHRVLYMLINEAADTLYMKIASKEDIDLAMTKGVNYPKGLLKWADQIGIEKISDVLQDMYDEYAEDRYRPSVLIKRMAADKITFY
- a CDS encoding pyruvate dehydrogenase complex dihydrolipoamide acetyltransferase, producing MAEVVRMPKLSDTMTEGVVSKWLKKVGDKVKSGDILAEIDSDKATMEFESFYDGTLLYIGVPDKKGAPVDSILAIIGKEGEDISALIAGEKKSEAGSQKSEVKEEKKVATVAGGSKQQEEVGKGQLAKGNGSSQTASKPETRHPKPETISNGRVKASPLAKMLAEEKGIAVSMLRGTGDGGRVIKRDIENYGGSAASTFVGVESYEEVEISQMRKTIARRLAESKFTSPHFYLTMEIQMDEAIKAREAINTVASVKISFNDIIIKAVAASLRKHPKVNSSWLNEVIRYNHHINIGVAVAVEDGLLVPVVRFADGKTLSQIAVEVKTFAQKAKDKKLQPADWEGNTFTISNLGMFGIDEFTAIINPPDACILAIGGIKEAAVVKNGQLAAGNIMKVTLSCDHRVVDGATGSAFLQTLKQMLENPVLLLGAQSI
- a CDS encoding four helix bundle protein encodes the protein MAKDNLILDKTFDFALKIISLYKILTSKNEYVLSKQILRAGTSVGANVEEAVGGHSKKDFVAKMIIAYKEARETRYWLRLLERSQLVKHDYTSFLSEIQDIINILTAIIKSSKE
- a CDS encoding 30S ribosomal protein S20, whose translation is MANHKSAEKRIRANDSKRLRNRYYTKTARTAIKDLRTETDKTKAQTELPKITSMLDKLAKKNVIHKNKAANLKSKLTKFVNTLGVVKK
- a CDS encoding DUF72 domain-containing protein — its product is MEFGKVPSSEINKIDFRLPPDRPETKLTLKNNPLPKNKKVKVFVGCAKWGRKEWLGKLYPKGTKDADFLEHYARHFNCIEFNAMFYQVFPKATIEKWTSKVGKDFLFCPKFNNSITHVSRLKSAKHVTDIYLDAISAFGKNLGPCFLQLSDNYGPKEFEYLKAYLKSLPKDLEVFVEVRHKEWYEPGNSKRLFEMLQETKFGAVITDASGRRDCVHMALTVPKAFIRFVGNGLHPTDYTRSDDWVKRMKKWMDAGIHEIYFFMHQHNELHSPELALYTIQKINKVCGLNIPEPGFIKEKSLFG
- the pdhA gene encoding pyruvate dehydrogenase (acetyl-transferring) E1 component subunit alpha; this encodes MEKTTTKSEKAVSGSNTSQKFDKKTYLYWYELMLLMRRFEERSGQLYIQQKIRGFCHLYIGQEALAAGAESATRKEDRVITAYRDHAHPIARGVQPKYVMAELFAKATGCSKGKGGSMHMFSKEHNFFGGHGIVGGQIPLGAGIAFADKYNGNESVTLCYMGDGAVRQGALHEAFNMAMLWKLPVIFIIENNNYAMGTSVERTSNVHDLYKLGLSYEMPSFAVDGMSCEAVHKAIASAAEHARKGKGPTLLEMKTYRYRGHSMSDPGTYRSKEEVEDYKKKDPIELVLATLKKNDWITDKEVEAMEAKIKAIVDDSIKFAEESPYPDPSELYKDVYTQGDYPYIKE